From the genome of Nakamurella flavida:
CTCCGGGCAGGGGCGTCACCGGCAGCGCGTGTCAGCGCCCGGCGAACGGATCCTCGGTGCGGCCGACGAGATCGGCGATGGAGTCCACGATCAGCGACGGGCGGAACGGGTACTGCTCGACCGACTCGGGCGTGGAGATGCCGGACATGACCAGGATGGTCGCCAGGCCCGCCTCGAGACCGGCGATGACATCGGTGTCCATCCGGTCGCCGACCATGATCGTGCCCTCGGAGTGGGCGCCGATGGCCCGCAGGGCCGACCGCATCATCAGCGGGTTGGGCTTGCCGATGAAGTACGGCGTCTTCCCGGTCGCCTCCCGGATGAGCGCGGCGACGGCACCCGCGGCGGGCATGATGCCGTGCCGACTCGGCCCGGTCGCGTCCGGGTTGGTGGCCACGAACCGCGCACCCTTCTCGATCAGCCGGATGGCGGTGGTGATGGCCTCGAAGGAGTACGTCCGCGTCTCGCCCAGCACCACGTAGTCCGGATCCCGGTCGGTGAGCACGTATCCGGCCTCGTGCAGGGCGGTGGTCAGGCCCACCTCCCCGATGACGAACGCGGACCCGCCGGGGCGCTGGCTGGCCAGGAACTTCGCCGTGGCCATGGCCGAGGTCCAGATGCGGTCCTCCGGGATGTCCAGGCCGCTGCCGTGCAGCCGGGCCCGCAGGTCGCGCCGGGTGAACATCGGGTTGTTGGTGACGACGACGAAGTTCGCGCCACGTTCGGTCAGCTCGGCCAGGAACGCATCCGCCCCGGGGATGAGGTGCTCCTCGTGGACCAGGACGCCGTCCATGTCCGTGAGGTATGTCCACCCCTGGACCGGGCGGGCGATGGTCGGTTGTGCGGTCACCACCCCATGATCCCGGGTGGGCGACGCACGCAGTACCCCTCCCGGGCGGTGTCCGGTCACATCCCGGACCCGGACGGCGGACCGGGACGGGGCCGCACCGCCCCCGTGGCCGGTCACCCCCGGCGCGTACGTTGACCCGATGGCTGACACCCCGATGCGTTTCGGACTCTTCATCCCGCAGGGCTGGCGGATGGACCTGGTGGGCATCGACCCGGTCGACCACTGGTCCACCATGTCCGGGTTGGCCGCGCACGCGGACGCCGGCCCGTGGGAGTCGATCTGGGTGTACGACCACTTCCACACCACGCCGGTGCCGACACAGGAGGCCACCCACGAGGCCTGGTCGCTGATGGCGGCGTTCGCGGCGACCACGTCGCGGGTGCGGCTCGGTCAGATGTGCACGTGCATGGCCTACCGGAACCCGGCGTACCTGGCCAAGGTGGCGTCGACCATCGACGCCATC
Proteins encoded in this window:
- a CDS encoding HAD-IIA family hydrolase, coding for MDGVLVHEEHLIPGADAFLAELTERGANFVVVTNNPMFTRRDLRARLHGSGLDIPEDRIWTSAMATAKFLASQRPGGSAFVIGEVGLTTALHEAGYVLTDRDPDYVVLGETRTYSFEAITTAIRLIEKGARFVATNPDATGPSRHGIMPAAGAVAALIREATGKTPYFIGKPNPLMMRSALRAIGAHSEGTIMVGDRMDTDVIAGLEAGLATILVMSGISTPESVEQYPFRPSLIVDSIADLVGRTEDPFAGR